From the genome of Rhizobium binae, one region includes:
- a CDS encoding glycosyltransferase family 2 protein, giving the protein MTIVGTAATPLITVVIPAYNAEKTLLETLQSVSNQTYEKLEILVVDDGSRDGTFALASDYSLTDRRVRVLRQANGGVARARNHGIGEARGVYVAPVDADDIWHPEKIERQLQSLRKFPGGHGVAYNWYAAIDENGVVFGHSRPVLHEGNVFEPLLRENFIGNGSTPLMPRTEVLRCGGYDAGLRDSGAEGCEDLKLYLALAESLPFALVPDFLTGYRFTRGNMSSNAYRMLKSHALVMAPLIERYPHLRRDIQTAKFNTTHWYFNKALANRDYAQVKKLAPMMAMQYGPQLIVHGLRQSLRLAKRYGVRLARQLLRKSSDRSKTRFAGALVPQAGTPYSDRFMRLGSVLSPTSSRMADNE; this is encoded by the coding sequence ATGACAATCGTCGGCACCGCAGCGACCCCACTGATCACCGTCGTCATCCCGGCCTACAACGCCGAAAAGACGCTTCTCGAAACGTTGCAAAGCGTCTCGAACCAAACCTACGAAAAGCTCGAAATCCTTGTGGTCGATGACGGATCGCGGGACGGCACCTTCGCGCTTGCGAGCGATTATAGCCTCACCGACCGCCGTGTCCGGGTCCTCCGGCAAGCCAATGGCGGCGTTGCCCGTGCCCGCAATCACGGCATCGGCGAGGCACGGGGCGTCTATGTGGCGCCTGTCGACGCCGACGACATATGGCATCCCGAGAAGATCGAGCGTCAACTGCAGTCGCTGCGAAAATTTCCCGGCGGCCATGGCGTCGCCTATAACTGGTATGCGGCCATCGACGAAAACGGCGTCGTTTTCGGCCATTCACGTCCGGTGCTGCATGAAGGCAACGTCTTCGAACCGCTGCTGCGGGAAAACTTCATCGGCAATGGCAGCACGCCGCTGATGCCGCGCACCGAGGTTCTGCGCTGCGGCGGCTACGACGCCGGCCTGCGCGACAGCGGCGCCGAGGGCTGCGAGGATCTGAAGCTCTATCTCGCCTTGGCCGAGAGCCTGCCCTTTGCGCTGGTTCCCGATTTCCTCACCGGTTATCGCTTCACCCGGGGGAACATGTCGAGCAACGCCTATCGGATGCTGAAATCCCATGCCCTGGTGATGGCGCCGCTCATCGAGCGCTACCCGCATCTGAGACGCGATATCCAGACCGCCAAGTTCAACACGACGCACTGGTATTTCAACAAAGCCCTTGCAAACCGCGATTATGCCCAGGTCAAAAAGCTGGCGCCGATGATGGCGATGCAATATGGCCCGCAGTTGATCGTCCATGGCCTGCGGCAGAGCCTTCGTCTGGCAAAACGCTATGGCGTGCGGCTTGCCAGACAGCTCCTGCGAAAGTCTTCGGACCGATCGAAGACCCGCTTTGCGGGTGCCCTCGTTCCGCAAGCCGGCACGCCCTACAGCGATCGTTTCATGCGGCTCGGAAGCGTGCTCAGCCCGACATCATCGCGGATGGCCGACAATGAATAG